The Cuculus canorus isolate bCucCan1 chromosome 12, bCucCan1.pri, whole genome shotgun sequence DNA segment ATACCGGGAATGGATTTAATTCAGCATGCAATAGCAAAAGGTCCTGCAGTGTCAGCCAAAAGGAGATCAGTGCACAGAAATCAGTCAGCACCtcttgaaaaggaaagatggagaTCTATGGGTTTTCCAACCCCAAATCCTCCCAGCTGGCTGCTGGGATGTACCACGTGGGATTTTCTTCATGGGTATTGGGAATACTCTCTGGCCCTAAAAACAGTGTTGCTGTTGCCATCAGAGGCAATGCTCACTGTCGTGTGCAGGGACAAAAGGAGTATTGTATTACTTCTGCGCTGCCGGGCTATTGGGATACAAAGGTCTCGAGCTTCTGATCCAAAATACCTGATCTGGGAACCAACTTCTGTGGACTTACTCCCTGCAGTGGAGTGTCTGCTGGAGAGCAGTTGAGGGGTAAGATGGGGCTTTGGTTTCCAAATCCCCTTTCGTTCACCAAAGCTGATTATCAGCAATAAAGACACGAATCTCCTGAGTTTAAGGAGAGTCACATCAGgatatttttctccctgaaagAGGGAACCAGGCAGTTCCCACTGAGCTCATCCAGAGCCATGAACCTGGATCACAAGGGCTGcttggcagcaggagctgctgattCCTAATTATTCAGCAGCCCAAGCTGTCAACGCTCACATGTATGTGGGAAGTCTGGTGCATTGAGGACATCACTACATAAATTGAGTAAGGTCTGATGTTGGGTATCTGCCGAACCAGTGACCAAGCCAACCCAGAGCTGCTCCAAGTCTGGGCTCAACACCAAACCCACTATCTGCCTTTTCCTGCCGTCACAACCCACTTGGCTTTTGGTAGGTTGCTCTGAAGGATCAGCGTGATCTTAAAACCAAGCAAAGCCATCAGAGCCTGGATAAGCACAAGGGATTCGGTGTACTCACTTGTCGTGGTTCACTTGCCACTGGTTGACAAACACGCAGGTATCCTTGGGGATGTAATAGCCATTCAACGTCGTTGCTTTTGTCGTACTGGAAGAAATGCGGGTGGAGGAGATGAGAAGAGGAGAACCCACAGCGTCACCACAGACTAAAGCTTGGCaagtcgtagaatcatagaatggtttggattggaaggagccttaaagcccatccagttccatcccccatgctgtgggcagggacacctcccactggatcagtgtGCTCagagcaccatccaacctggccctgaacacctccagggatggagcagccacaccttctctgggcaacctgggccagggcctccccaccctcattgtgaagagttTCTACCCAATATCTAAGTCCTAGAGGCGTTTCATTGTCAATGCCCTGTGTGTACTCAGGACTGGTTAGGAAATACCCCTATTTGTATTTGGGAGACTAACCAGTCTTGGTTAACACTTTTCCTCAAGCAGAAAGATTCCCGTTTCAGGAAGCTGGATGAGTTGAAATGCGTTTTCTCCCAGGGCAGGGGAGCTCACAATCCTTCCACTTGGAGTAAAACTACCCTCAAAGAGAAGGGCTGAGCCCCAGGAGAGCAGCaagccaggcagctgccagccccaAGGGCAGCGAATGCACCAGCGTGACATGGGATGTGCACTGTCAGCGAGTGTGAAAGCCAAGGGGAGGTTTAACATGAGTAATTCAGGCTGCGCACTAGGATCTCTCCCCACAGCAGAGATCGATTCCCCGGCAATTATCAGCCTTAAAGGCATCTCCCAGAAAATCACTCCACAAAAGGTCCAAATCACATGTGAGCTGCTCCCACTCGTACCTGTGTGGGATGGTGaagggcaggaaggaggagTGTCTGAACGTCTCCAGGATAAAGGCTTCTGTGTAAGGCAGCATGCCCCGGTCCGACAGCCTcggtctcctctcccagccaATGGTCTGGTCTGTAGGAAGTGAAGAATAGGGAGCGGGTTGAAGTCAGACCTCACTGGAGAGGTTTTGGCCCCCGAAACAGCAGGCTCATGGACTCACCTAGTTCTTGCTGGATCTTCTTCTGGATCTCAGGGTACAAGGCAGCATACATGATGCCCCACGATATGGCAGTGGTCACAGTGTCAAAGCCTAAATGGACATGAGAAAGGTATTCAGTTACCAAAAGACGACAGGCAAGCAGGTATTTACAGAGACCATCACTCTGCGTTTGTCACTGAGCATTTCCCCATCAGCCATCACTGAAAAGCCACCTGCTCTGGTCACTGCTCAAGTGAGCACCCGTGAGGCAAGCAGCAGCTCCAAATCTCACCCCAATGGCCCTGGTTCCCCCACCCCGTCTCCCAGCAGAGAGGCTGTACCCTCAGAAATGTTCTCACCTGCCCCAAAGAGGTCATTAACGATGCTGATGATCTTCTCATCGGAGATTGGGATGCGGGCTTCCTCCACTACGCTATTCTCCTGGCAGTGCTCTATCAGTGAGTCCGTGATGTCCCGGATGTGCTCCTGAGGAAGAGCTGGTGGGTCAGGGACACCAGACACCCAGAGCTGGGCAAGCATATCCTCCCCCAGCCATTTCTGGCTCCTGGAGACTTTAACTGCAGGTTTGAAAGCTCCAAGGAGCTTTCCTGGGCAGAGGTGGGGGACCTAGGGTGTATCGTCTTCCCCCCCATTGCCAAGCAGGCAGATGACTGAAGGCATCTCTACCTACATCCAAGAGCATCCAAGCTCTTACCTTATCAAAGCTGGTGTAATGGTCCTGGACAATTTTTTGCACAAAGATGCTTAAACGCTTGTTGACGTCCTTAAAGACCTGCATGGCGCGGCTGGGAAGATACTGGAGCACGGGGATGAAGTCAGCCGGGTTCCCAGAAGCAGCCACCATCCCAAATTCATTTCCAAGGTTCACTATATTGAGCAGCTCTTGGTCATTGTGGTCGTAGCGCTTCCCAAAGCACATGGCACAGATGACGTTGGCCACAGAGACCACCAGGTAGCGGGTAATGTCAAtgctcttctccttctccatcacctGCAGGAACTTGGTGACCAGGTAGTTGGCCTCCTTGGAGACATGCTCCTCCAGGAGGCAAGTAGAAGAGGAATTGGGGCTAGGGGCAATGGAGAAGGTCTTGAGGGCGTTCTGAGCCAGCTTTCGGCGGGCTTTCCACACCTCCCCTGAGTCGGGACTGAAGGCCAGGCTCTGGCCGTTTGAAATGTATTGAAAGCTGTGGAGATCAGGGCGCCCCATGAATTCTTCTCCTTGCTTCACCAATGCTTGCTTGATGGTCTCCAGCCCACTCAGCACCACGACGGGACGGGTGCCGATCTTGATCTCCATCACTTCCCCATACTTCTGGCTCAGTCTGGTCAGGACCAGGTGTGggtccttcctcagctccagcaCGTTGCCGAGGATGGGGTAGCCTcggggtcctggggggctcttCAGCCCCTTGGGCACGTGCTGCTGGAGGGACTGGATGAGCAGGAAGACCAGGCAAAAGACAACAGCCACGAGGAGAACCTCAGTGGCTGAGACAATGCCTTGGCTTCCCACCAGTGACATCACCGCCTTCATCCCTGCTGGCATGTAGGAATCCTAGTAATAAACCAAAGAGACATCATAAAGGAGGGAAGGTCCATAAACCACTTCTAGTTTGTGATGCTCTTAGGGATTGCAGACAAGAAAGCTGGGCTTAACTTCTGATGCAGAgctacatt contains these protein-coding regions:
- the LOC104066276 gene encoding cytochrome P450 1A4-like isoform X2, translated to MPAGMKAVMSLVGSQGIVSATEVLLVAVVFCLVFLLIQSLQQHVPKGLKSPPGPRGYPILGNVLELRKDPHLVLTRLSQKYGEVMEIKIGTRPVVVLSGLETIKQALVKQGEEFMGRPDLHSFQYISNGQSLAFSPDSGEVWKARRKLAQNALKTFSIAPSPNSSSTCLLEEHVSKEANYLVTKFLQVMEKEKSIDITRYLVVSVANVICAMCFGKRYDHNDQELLNIVNLGNEFGMVAASGNPADFIPVLQYLPSRAMQVFKDVNKRLSIFVQKIVQDHYTSFDKEHIRDITDSLIEHCQENSVVEEARIPISDEKIISIVNDLFGAGFDTVTTAISWGIMYAALYPEIQKKIQQELDQTIGWERRPRLSDRGMLPYTEAFILETFRHSSFLPFTIPHSTTKATTLNGYYIPKDTCVFVNQWQVNHDKKLWKDPSTFNPKRFLNATGTEISRTESDKVMTFGLGKRRCIGESIGRWEVFLFLATMLQQLEFSLRPGEKVDITPQYGLTMKYKKCECFQIKKRIPTKSSP
- the LOC104066276 gene encoding cytochrome P450 1A4-like isoform X1, whose amino-acid sequence is MCWQDRAHRHPAPQDSYMPAGMKAVMSLVGSQGIVSATEVLLVAVVFCLVFLLIQSLQQHVPKGLKSPPGPRGYPILGNVLELRKDPHLVLTRLSQKYGEVMEIKIGTRPVVVLSGLETIKQALVKQGEEFMGRPDLHSFQYISNGQSLAFSPDSGEVWKARRKLAQNALKTFSIAPSPNSSSTCLLEEHVSKEANYLVTKFLQVMEKEKSIDITRYLVVSVANVICAMCFGKRYDHNDQELLNIVNLGNEFGMVAASGNPADFIPVLQYLPSRAMQVFKDVNKRLSIFVQKIVQDHYTSFDKEHIRDITDSLIEHCQENSVVEEARIPISDEKIISIVNDLFGAGFDTVTTAISWGIMYAALYPEIQKKIQQELDQTIGWERRPRLSDRGMLPYTEAFILETFRHSSFLPFTIPHSTTKATTLNGYYIPKDTCVFVNQWQVNHDKKLWKDPSTFNPKRFLNATGTEISRTESDKVMTFGLGKRRCIGESIGRWEVFLFLATMLQQLEFSLRPGEKVDITPQYGLTMKYKKCECFQIKKRIPTKSSP